A stretch of DNA from Candidatus Methanomethylophilaceae archaeon:
TCAGCATCTCGTTGAACAGGCACGATTGGTAGGCATGCACGAACATCATCTGGAGGTTGGTCGGAAGGATCTCTATTGCTCCGCTCCAGTCTCCCGGGTTTTCAGCCAGATGGCCGGCCAGCATCCTTTCGAAGGACATGTTTTCGGGCATCTCCTTCATCATGGAGTCCCAGTCGTCCCTGCCTGCGAAGCTTTCCCTTTTCTCCCTCAGCTCAGGCTCCTCTTCGGGCGTGGTGAAAGATATGTACGTTCTGACTGCGCCCTCGAAATCCCCGCGGACCAGCCTTTCGCCCACGAGATGGGTCACAGGCCTTACCGAACCGAATCTTTGGACTCCGAAGTAGTTCGGGAATCCTCCGGTCTTCTTGATCGTCCTGACGTCCTCGGAAATTATTCTCTCTATCTCGGATATCGGAGCCGAACAGTCTCTGACAGTGATTTCAAAAGAGTTTCCGATGAGATCCCCGATCTGTATTCCGCGGGCGCCTCTGTATGCGCCGCTGATGGACACGTCCTTCAGATCGACTTTCCCGAGGTCTGGGTTCCCATAGAACGACATGAGCTGGGTGGTGATCGCCCTTTTGTCCTTCGTCCCGGCGAATCCGATCCTTTCCCTGGAGATTCCCATGGTGCGGGAGAGCATCCTCACCAGCCTGTTGGTCTCCCAGTTGCGGGTGGTGACCGTCGCGATGGTGTATTTTCCGTCCTCTTTCTCTCTGGGTGAATCGGAAATCTCCCTCACGACGAAGTCCTCAGGCACCGTTTTCAGATGTCCTCCGGTCCCGTCGGTATCGCAGAGGTAGCATCTCATTCCGATGCCGGCCTCGGCCGTGCGGCATTCCCTGTAGCCCATGTCAGAGCCTGAAATAATCGGCGATAGCGATCGACGCTTTCTTTATGGCTTCCAGGGCGCTCCCTTCCTTGACCTGGACGAAAAGGGTCCTGTCCTCGAGCTCGGGGTGCTTGTCCACGTACCTCACCATCTCGACGTTGGAATCGTCGTAGAGGGTCTTTATGAGAGGGGTGATAAGGGTGACGTTGGCATCCTTGAATCCGATGACGGCGGTTTCGCCGGTGTCCTCGATGAGGTAGGTCTGCATGGTTTCGCCTATACCCTGCCTATAAATAATGTTTCGGTAGCGCTTATTATTAAAAGAGATAAGCGGGGCACATTTTCGTTACGGTTATGTCTTTCCTACGTTTTACGGGGCCATCATGAATGCTGTGTCCCATCCGCGCATAGCACCGGGGAAGGTGGAGGAGAGGAAATACCAGACCGCCATGGTCAGCGGCTGCATCGGATGCAATACCTTGGTCATACTTCCCACCGGTCTCGGCAAGACTGTTGTCGCGCTGAGGACGGCCGCGGAGTTCCTTTCCAAGGGGAAGGTCTTGATATTGGCACCTACGAAGCCGCTGGTGGACCAGCACAGCAGGTTCTTCACGGAGACGCTGGTGGGCACTTCGGTCGCGGTGATGACGGGAACCATGAAGCCGGACAAGAGGGCGGATGTGGTTTCGTCCTCGGATGTCATCATAAGCACGCCCCAGTGCGTCGCCAACGATCTGGAATCGGGTAAGTACAATCTGGACGCTTTTTCCCTGGTGATCTATGACGAAGCCCACCGCGGAGTGGGAAACTATTCGTACGTGACCGTGGCCGGCCATTGCTGGAGCGGAATGCGTTCGATTGGCATGACCGCATCTCCAGGAAGCGATTACGAGAAGATCAGGGAGGTCTGCGGGAATCTGGATCTGCGCAGGATAGACATCAGGTCGGACGACGACCCGGACGTGTCCCCGTACGTTTATGATACATACATCAACAGGATAGAGGTCAATCTCCCGCCTGATCTGGTGAAGATTTCGAGCATACTTAGGTCGATGCTCGATACGCATACGGAATCTTTGATCGCGCTGGGCCTCATGGACCGCGGATGGCCGGCGTCCACGAAGCATATGCTGATGATCGGCGCCGGGCTGCAGAGGAGGGCCGCGAACGGCGAGAGGAGCACGACCGTATTCAGGGGCCTCTCTTTGCAGGCCATATGCATCAAGATCCTCCACGCGATATCGCTGGTAGAGACGCAGGGCATGACCGCGCTCAGAATCTATCTGGACAAGCTCGTGGCCGAATCCAATCAGGTGAAGGGCGGGAAGGCAGCTAAGACTATAGTGAGCGACAAGAGATTCAAGGAGGTCCTGAGAATTTCCCAGAATACCAACGCGGAGCATCCCAAAATTTCCAAGGCGATGTCTCTGGTCAGCATGATAATGACTGACGACCCAGACAGCAAGGTTCTGGTCTTTTCGCAATATAGGGATACCTGTGATCTTCTTGTTTCAAAGATTTCTCAGATACCAGGGGCCAGAGTTGGCAAGCTGGTCGGTCAGGCCAACGGGGGCCTGAAGCAGAAGGAGCAGATCGATCTCCTGACGAGATTCCGCTCCGGGGAATTCAACGTCGTGGTCTCGACGTCCGTCGGTGAGGAAGGGCTTGACGTGTCCAGCACCAACGCGGTCATATTCTACGAGCCGGTGCCGTCTGAAATCAGGACGATCCAAAGGCGCGGCCGCACCGGAAGGAAGAACGACGGCGAAGTGTACGTCCTTATCGCTAAGGGAACAATGGACGAGGTTTCGGACAGGAGCAGCAAGAGGAAAGAGGATGATATGCGCGGAAGGCTCGAGAAGCTCAGCGAAGAGCTCAGCAGATCATCGCCCTATTCGTCCCGCAGGAAGCAATCCGGGATCGACGATTTCTGATCTTAATTGGTAAGACTATAGTTATACTAACTGATAGAACTATAGTATCCGCGAAACGTTAATAGGTCTCCGCCATACACTCAGCTATGCTCTATTCCGACCTCGCATCCACCTTCGACAGGCTAGAATCCACCGGCAGCCGTCTTGAGATGGCTTCCATATTGGCGGAATTATTCCGCGGGGCGGACAAAGGCGAAATCAGGGATATAGCGTATCTGTGCCAGGGGAAACTGCATCCCGATTTCTATCCGTCAGTTCTGGGCATGTCAGATAAGCTGGTTCTCAAGGCGATAGTGGAGGCGACATTCGCGGATGAGAAGAAGGCGGAGCAGCTTCTCATCAAGAGCGGCGATCCCGGCGAGGTTGTGGTCGCCCTCATGGGGAAGAAAAAGCAGACCAGCCTTTTCGCGTTCGACAGCGCTCCCGAAAAGGGCGATCTTTCGGTGGAAGATGTGGTCAAAGCCCTGGGACAGATGGAAAAGGCCAGCGGAAAGAGGTCACAAGACAAGAAAATAGAGATTTTCAAAGGGCTGATAACCAAATCCACCCCAAATGAAGCCAAGTATCTGTCCAGGATGGTCACCGGCAGGATGAGGGTAGGTGCCGGGGACATGACCATACTGGATGCTTTGGCCGAGGCTTTCGCCACAAAGGAGGAGCGCCCGGACATCGAGAGGGCGTTCAATGTTACCTGCGATATAGGTTTGGTTGCCCAGACGATAGCCGAAGGTGGGATGGATTCCATCAGGCAGATCGGAGTGAGAGTCGGGAGCCCAGTGAAGGTCATGCTCGCCGAGCGTCTTCCGTCTGTTCCCGAGTTAGTCGAGAAAATGGGAGGGAGGTGCGCCATCGAATACAAATACGATGGGATCAGGGTCCAGGCACACATCGGTAAGGACGGCAGCGTCAAGCTGTTCTCCCGCAGGCTCGAGGATCTCACCCCCAATTTCCCTGATATCGCGCAGTCGCTGAGGACCCGCTGCAAATGCGAAGAGGCCATTATCGAAGGGGAATGCGTAGCGATACACCCGGAGACCGGATTCATGCTTCCATTCCAGACTGTGACGCACAGGAGGAAGAAGCATGGGATGGACGAGGCCATCCGCGACGTCCCGGTCAGGATATTCATGTTTGACATCCTTTATGCGGACGGAAAAGATCTGACTTCCCTCCCATTCCCGGAACGCAGGAAGGCTCTCGAGGATAATTTCTCTCTCGGCGGGATGGTCCAGATGACCACCATGAAGATTGTCGAGAGTCCGGAGGAGGGCGAAAGGTTCTTCGCATCCGCCGTAGCCGCGAGATGCGAGGGCATCATGGCCAAATCCTTGTCTCCTGAATCCGTATACAGGGCAGGCTCCAGAGGGTTCCTGTGGATAAAATACAAGAAGGATTATCAGCAGGCCCTCACCGATTCGTTCGATTTGGTGGTGGTCGGAGCCTTCTATGGCATGGGGAAGAGGGCAGGCAAGTATGGTGCCTTGCTGATGGCGGCCTTTGATCCCGAGGAAGGCCTTTTCGAGACCGTCTGCAAGCTCGGAACCGGTTTCGACGACGAATTTTTGGACGGGATGGCAGGGCTTCTGGGCGACGATATCTCCGAGACCATGCCGAGGTCCGTGGACGCCGAGATGGTCCCAGATGTCTGGTTCGAGCCTACGGTGGTTCTGGAGGTCGTCGCGGCCGAGATAACCCTGAGCCCTATCCACACGGCAGCCAGGGATCTCATAAAAGAGGGTGCTGGCCTCGGCATAAGGTTCCCCAGGTTCACCGGCCGCGTCAGAGATGACAAGGCTCCGGAGCAGGCCACTACCGTGGACGAGATCGTAAGGATGTACGGGATGCAGTCCCACGATTCCGACGGTCTATCTTCAGAGGAAGGAAAACCGGGCGAAGAGTGACCCGCCCCTCAATTATATACTGCGCAAACGATAGTTTCTCAGATACTATGAGCGAGACTGCCATCATAAACGCAGGCGTATGCGGCAAGACGACCAGGGTCACGGCTATCCCCTCGGACGACATGATGACCATCACTGTCAAAATCGAAAGCGACTGCCCCATGGTCTCCAAGACCCCCATAATCGAGAATGTGGCGTGCTACGAGGAAGTCGGGAAGCCTTTCGGCGAATCCGCGGTTTACAGATGGGCATCGGACAACATCCGCCATACGGCTTGCCCAGTGCCATGCGGGATAGTGAAATGCATCGAAGCCGCCGCAGGTCTCGCGCTCAAGAAGCCGGTGACGATAGAGTGGGAATGATCGTCTTCTGAAATGGGGGTCATTTCCCCCTTAAACCAATTATATTTCTAAAGAAACAGTCAAATTTCCAAGGAAAAGGCGGAATCGGTTTCGGGTTAAGGATGGGCCTTCCGGCCCTTGAGAATCAGTGGCATCCGCCGCCGCAGGAGGAGCATCCGTTGAAGTTGGGGTCGCGGATCCTGAGGCCGGTTCCGAAGTCGGGGTCGTCGATGAATTCGATTATGCATTTGTTGAGTTCTTCGGCTGTAGCTTCGTCATAGAACATGTCGAAACCATTGGCGGTTTTGTCTACGGTCTCGCCATCGTTGGCCTGCTGTTGGAAGCTCATCCCGAACTGGGGCCCAGAACAGGCCATTCCCGCGAGGTAGATTTTGATGCCGTAACCTACTTTGCCGTTCTTTTCGAGAAGGTCATTGATGAACTTCTCCGCATCAGATGTGATTTGGACCATAGCTATCGGACTCTCGACTGCTGCGGTATTATTTAACGTTGCGCAAATAACCCTCATCCGTGTCGATATCGAAGAGTTCCGCGTATCTTCTGAGAGCATAGGATTGGGCGCGGTTCATGGCTACATGGCATCCGATCGTCACCGCCTCCAGTATCTCGTCTTTGGTCGCTCCGGCATCCAAGGCATGTCTCATGTGCACTCCGATGCAGTATTCTCCGCAGTTCGCGGCAGCGGCTGACACGGCGCATAGATACTTTGTTTTGTCGTCCAATTCGTTTTTTCCTTCGAAAACCGCTTTGTTCAGGTTGCTTTGGGCGATGAAAATGTCCGGGCGGGTCTGCATCACCTGATTGACCACAGGTATGAACCCGTATTCGCGTTTTATCGCTTCCAGTATCTTGTCTGCTATCTCTCTTTCTCTGGGATCCTCTTCCATGGGATGCCATTTCTCTGCGCGTTGATAATTGTTGAGGGCACTTCGACATCCCATGCGTTAGTCGAGGTCTGAGATTACGCGCCCTTCAACTGAGCCAAAAAAGCAGGTTACTATATAGGCGGAACTATGAAATCGGGAAGTTTATTCGTACAATTAACTATAAATACACAAACCGATACGAATTTCATGGGGTATTTTTGCGATTTCAGAAAGAATGACATCTGGCGCATGATCGCCGTCGTCGCGGTAGTCTTGGCTGCGGCGGCGTTTCTCATTTCCGCATTGCCGGACGGCTCGGACGGGGTCCAATCCGGCACTTGTGGGGACGATGTCACGTGGGTTCTGAACGATGACGGTGTTCTGATGATATCCGGTTCGGGACCGATGTATAACTACGACGGCTACTACGACGACGGCGCGGAGTTGGTCTCCCCCTTTGCAGACAAAAGTTTCGAAAAGGTAATCATCGAGTACGGGGTCACCAGCATAGGCGACGTTGCGTTTACGGATAGTTACATACTTAACCTCGAAATAGCGAATTCTGTCACCTATATAGGAAGAGCTGCATTTTTTGGAGGTTCTGGTCTTGAATCGGTAGTCATTCCGGATTCAGTGGGCTATATCGGAGATAGCGCATTCGGGATGCATGCGGAGCTAAAAACAGTGGTTCTTCCCGACTCCCTGTCGTACATCGGCGACGGTGCTTTCGATAACACTCCAATTAAGTCCATAGAACTTCCGAGCGCGTTGACCTTCATCGGCGATAGTCTGCTGTTATCTAGCCCGATCACATCAATAACCATTCCGCCTTCGGTCACCTACATAGGATGTCAAGCATTCGCCTGGTGCACATTTTTGGCCGATGTTTTCATTCCTCCCTCGGTTGTCCAGATCAAAGATGGCGCTTTCGAAGATTGCAGATCTCTGGGATTCATAACAATCCCCGACTCCGTGACCAGCATCGGCAAAGACGCATTCAAAGGCATCGAGTTCTTCGATGAGAAAGGCAACCGCCTCGCCGCCAACGTCGAGAACCTGTGCGGATATACGTTCGAAGGCAATAACGGGGTGCTCATACGCGACGCAGGCGATGGCCCCGGGTTTGTCCCGGACGGGGTTCAATCCGGCAAATGCGGGGATGATCTCACATGGGAGTTAGACGACGATGGGAACCTGACTATTTTCGGCAGCGGCGATATGTATGACTACGGTTATCCTAATTGCGGGCCCTGGGGCAAAGGGATAAAGTCCGTCCGCTTCGAAGGCTCGGCAACTAGCATAGGCAAATATGCATTTTTTGAATGCACGTATTTGGATGCTGTCATCATACCAGATTCGGTAATAGATATCAGATATTTTGCGTTCAGCTTCTGCACCTCCCTCTCCTCCGTGTCCATGCCCTCGGTGACGTCCATCGGGAGTAGCGCGTTCCAAGTCTGCACCTCCCTCTCCTCCGTGTCCATGCCCTCGGCCACTTCCATCGGGAGCGACGCGTTCTACGAATGCGCTTCCCTGACGTCCGTGGACATCCCCGATTCGGTCACCTCTATCGGGGGCTCTGCATTCTACGGTTGCGCTGCCCTCTCCTCTGTCACCATACCGTCTTCGGTCACGAGTATTGTGAATTACACGTTCTTCAAATGCACCTCCCTCTCCTCCGTGTCCATGCCCTCGGTGACGTCCATCGGGAGCGACGCGTTCCCATTCTGCACCTCCCTCTCCTCCGTGTCCATGCCCTCGGTGACGTCCATCGGAGCGGAAGCGTTCTACGGCTGCACCTCCCTCTCCTCCTTGTCCATGCCCTCGGCGACGTCCATCGGGGACGGGGCGTTCAACAACTGCACCTCCCTCTCCTCCTTGTCCATGCCCTCGATGACGTCCATCGGAAGGGAAGCGTTCTACAAATGCACCTCCCTGACGTCCGTAGACATCCCCGATTCGGTAACATCCATCGGGGGTAGCGCGTTCGCCGGATGCACCTCCCTTGCCACCGCAGACATCGGGAACTCTATCATTAGCATTGGAAGTAATACGTTCTGGGGCTGCAAATCCCTGTCCTCAGTATCCATTCCGAACTCGGTCACGGCCATCGGAAAATCCGCGTTCTACAATTGCATCTCGCTTTCCAGCGTGAACATCCCTGGCTCTCTGGAAAAGATGGGGAAGGATGCGTTCGGCGGGATCAGATTCCTGGACGAGAACGGGAACGATCTCCCCCATACACCGGAGAGTCTCAGAGGATACGCCTACGAAGGCAGCGGCGGCGTGCTGATGCGCATGTCGGACGAGATATTCAGCTCAGGCGGACTGATTTTCAGGCTGGATTCCGGCAGTGAGGATGCCGTTTTGGTCGGCTTCTCCGAGCCGGCACAGCATCTGTCTGTCCCTGCGTCGGTGTCCTATTCGGGGAAGGACTACGCGGTCTCTGGAATAGGCCCCAAGGCCTTCTACGGATGCGAATCCCTGATCTCGGCGGACCTCGGAAACGTATCCGAGATAGGGATGAAGGCTTTCGCCCGCTGCGGGTCGCTGGAAAGCGTCAGCTTCGGCGGTTCTCTCGGGGAGATAGCGCCGTACTCGTTCTTCGGATGCGGTTCCCTTGCCTCCGTCACAATCCCGGACTCGGTTGCGTCCATAGGGAAGAGCGCGTTCAGCGGCTGCGTTTCGCTGACCAGCGTGGCTATCCCAGGCTCCGTGGCATCCATCGGGGAGAACGCGTTCTACGGGCTCAGGTTCCTGGACGAGAGAGGAAATCTCCTTGACTGCTCGGCCGAAGGCCTGGGCGGATACGCGTACGAGGGGAGCTGCTGCGTGCTCCAGCGCGCGGCGGACGGATTCACGTTCGTCTCCGGCGGGCTGGTGTTCAAGGTTGACTGGTCAGGCGATTCTGACGCCACATTGGTCGGCTTCTCCGAGCCAGCGGCGCATTTGGCTGTCCCGGCATCGGTTACATACGAAGGGAAGGAATATCCCGTATCCGAGATCGGCCCCAAGGCCTTTTATGGCGTCGGAGAGCTGGTCTCCGCCGATCTGGGAAGTATAACAGAGATAGGCATGAAGGCGTTCGCCCGCTGCTCGTCGCTGGAAAGCGTCGATTTCGGGGATTCCCTGAGGTCAGTGGGAGGGTACGCTTTCTACGCATGCGACTCCCTGTCCTCCGTGTCCATCCCGGATTCCGCGGTGTCCATAGGAAAGTGTGCGTTCTCGTTCTGCGTATCACTCGCGGAAGCAGTCATTCCCGATTCGGTGGAAACAGTTGGCGACCGCGCGTTCTATGATTGTGGCTCCATTTCTTCGGTGGCCATAGGGAGTTCGGTCGTATCGATCGGCCCCGGCGCTTTCCATGGGCTTGTATTCTTCGACGAAAACGGAAAGAGGCTGCCGATGACCGCAGAGGCCCTCGCCGGCCACCTGTACTTGGGGGACGGCGACGGGAGACTGTACTGCTCCGTCGCTTGACGGACGCATCCATATCTATCAAAACGCTGGGACGGACCCTGCAAAAGGGTCCCCAGCCTTTTTCCAAATTGTTCGGCTGGTCCGTCGCTCAGTCATTCCTGCCGAGCCCATAGTCTGAATGCCGTTTGACAGTTCGAATCCAGACTTCCGCACGCCTGCAATATGGCATGTCCGCTTTCGGATTCCGCTTCGGGTTTTCTCGAACGATCGTCATCTCCGGGAAGATGCAGCGTAACCGCACGCCCAGCAATTAAGAGCGTTTCCGAGAACTCAGCTCATGCGGCAGGTCCGCAGGATGTTCGCATGGTATTCGCGGATGATTTGGATTATGACATATCGGAAATCTATTCCGAGGTCGGGAAGAGGTACGGGTACGAAACTGTCACCGCCGAGTTCGCCGAGTTCGACGAGCTGAAGCTGAAATGGGTGAGGCATGGCGGTTGGGCAAGATTTTTCGTCAGCGATTATCTTGGCGGAGCCCCGAAAGCAGTGGCCGAATCCATCGCGGAGACCCTTATGAGAAAGATTTTCTCGGCAGAGGGCTCCGATTATTCGGCGGAGGTCTGCGATTGGCTCACGTCGGATGATTTCGTAGACAGGAACCAGAAGATATACATCTCCCGGAAGGATGGAATGGCCCCTCCGGACGAGGGGAAGCACAAGGATCTTCGCGCCTCATATGCCAGATTGGTATCGTCCGGCTACCTCAGCGAGGACGGGAGAGTCTTCCTCGGATGGGACCACGGCTACGGCGAGCCGGGGCCCGGGCGCTCGAGCGTTCTGATGAAGGTCGTCGGGGTCTCTCCGAAGCTGGATTCTGATGAGATATCCGATGAGGCCCTCGATTATGCCGTGTATTCGCTGATGCTCCATGTTTTCGTCGGGTTCGTGCCCTGCAAAAGGAGAGAGAACAGGGAATTCGAGGAGAAGATGTCGCAGTATCCTCGCAGAGACGAGCTCTCAGAGGAGCTGGCAAGGATCGGGGTAAGCGTCTGAAAGGTGTCCCCCGAGCGCTAACACGCCGCATCACGGTCCGACGATGACGCCGGTCTCCGGGCATTGACTTACGCCGGGGGTATGTGTCGGACCCAACGTTGGCCTCCGGTCATCGCTGCGGCGACGCGCCGCCAACTCCCGCAGGAGCCCCATAAATGGGATATGGGCCGCTGTGCGCCGATTCGTGCACATGGCGGTCATTGATCGCGCCCCTTCGCCGGTTCGGCATGCGCCCCATGTTTTCCGCCTTAATAAAGCGATTGAGACGTATGGGGCTGGGGCGATTTCCGTGGAAACTGTACGAATAGCAGTAAGTTTATTGTCGAATTGCTACTGAATCAGTAGATTCTGCTTCGATTTCACAAAGTTTTCGTACTATTGACTACGAATAACTGCAATATATGGGCCTGACTTCACAAAGGTTTATCAAATGATTGGGGATACGGTCTCACATGAAGTCATTGCTGGCTCCAACGTCCGTCGCGATCATCGGGGCATCCAACGACGAGACCAAACTCGGCGGGATGCTCGTTAAAAACATGATAAACGCGGGGTTCAAGGGAAAACTGTACCCTGTCAACCCCAAAGGCGGAATCATTCAGGGCTACAAAGCTTACACGAACGTAACCGAAATCGGAGAGCCCGTGGATCTCGCGGTCATCGCAGTCAAGGCCGCATTCGTCCCCGGAGAGATGGCGAACCTCGGGAAGGCCGGGATAAAATATGCGACCATCCTGACCGCAGGCTTCAAAGAGGACAGCCCGGAGGGGGCGGAGCTCGAGAAGAAGCTCAAAGAGGAAGCGAAAAAGTACGGGGTAAGATTCTTCGGCCCGAACTGCTTCGGAAACATGAATCCCGGAGCAGGTGTCAACGCTACTTTCGCGCACCTTCTCCCCAAACCCGGCAACATCACAATATTCTCCCAGTCCGGAGCCGTCGGATCGTCCATCATCGATTGGGCTTACCGCAACCAGATCGGTTTCGCCAATTTCATAACGTTCGGCAACAAGGCCGACATCGACGAAGCGGACCTCATCGACCAGATTTCGGCCGACCCGCAGACCAAAGTCATAGGCATGTACTGCGAAGGCATCTCCAACGGAGAGAAATTCGTCAAGGCCATCGAGAGCATGCCCGTGAAGAAGCCCATCGTGATCTTCAAGTCCGGAAGGACCCAGGCCGGATCCGCCGCTGCTTCGTCCCACACCGGGTCCCTCGCAGGGTCCGATGCCGTCAACAACGTCGTGTTCAACAAGCTGAACATCCACAGGGCACTCGATCTGGATGAGATGTTCGATGTACTGAAAGTGTTCAGCAGCTGCAGCCCCATGAAGAAGGACGGCATAGGCATCATCACCAACGCCGGAGGGCTGGGCGTCATGTCTGCCGACGCAACTTTCGAGGCTCCTTACATCCACGCCGTCAAATTCTCCGACGAGACCATCAAAGAGATCAGAGAGAGGGTCCCCAGCGTCGCAGGCGTCACCAACCCCATCGACGTCCGCGGCGACGCCAAGCCCGAGTATTTCAGGGAAGTCGTCAGAATCCTCTACAAGGATCCGCAGGTGGGCGGCCTCGTCATCATGGGATCGCCTCTGGACACGGCCGATCTGGAATCCGTCGCAAAGATCCTCGTCGAGATGAAGGACGAGATCCCGGTGCCTGCCGTCGTGTGCTTCGCGGGCGGATACAAGTGCGACCGCGCCAACGAAATCCTCAGGAACGGAGGATTCCCCTGCTTCGACACTCCCGACAGGGCCGTCAGGGCGCTCAACGCTCTGAGGAAATACACCATCCGCTCGGAGATCGCGCACGATCCCCTCAAGACCCCCGCAGTCTCCGGAAGGGCCCAGACCGAAGCCATCATCAAGAAGGCAAGGTCGGAAGGCAGAAACTCCCTCACCGAATCCGAAGGGAAGCAGATCTTCACCGCTTATGGTGTCCCGATCCCCGGAGAGGGAACCGCCAACAGCGCCGAGGAAGCCGTCAAAGAATGCGACAGGATTGGATACCCCGTCGTCATGAAGGTGGTCTCCCCAGACATCAAGCACAAGACCGATGTGGGAGGCGTCGTGGTCGGCGTCAAGGATTCCGCGGCCGCCAAGGAAGCCTATGAGAAGATCATGGGCTCCTGCAGGAAGAACATGCCCGACGCAAGGATCGACGGCGTTTCGATCCAGCAGATGGTCTCCGGCCAGGAAGTAATCCTGTCCATGATCCGCGACTCCCAGTTCGGGCCTGTCGTCTCCTTCGGTCTCGGAGGGATTTACGTGGAGATCCTAAGGGAGATATCCCAGGCTCACGTCCCCATGACCGAGCAGCAGCTTGACGAGATGATCACCACCACCAAGGCATACAAGCTCCTCTCCGGAGCCAGAGGCCTTCCC
This window harbors:
- the truD gene encoding tRNA pseudouridine(13) synthase TruD, producing MGYRECRTAEAGIGMRCYLCDTDGTGGHLKTVPEDFVVREISDSPREKEDGKYTIATVTTRNWETNRLVRMLSRTMGISRERIGFAGTKDKRAITTQLMSFYGNPDLGKVDLKDVSISGAYRGARGIQIGDLIGNSFEITVRDCSAPISEIERIISEDVRTIKKTGGFPNYFGVQRFGSVRPVTHLVGERLVRGDFEGAVRTYISFTTPEEEPELREKRESFAGRDDWDSMMKEMPENMSFERMLAGHLAENPGDWSGAIEILPTNLQMMFVHAYQSCLFNEMLSRRMESGLPLSMPVEGDIIIPLDSNGIPQHENPILTTQKNIDLVARQVRVGRAFVTITLFGQDSILCEGEMGEIERKVIEEQKLSQEDFNIPELPRCSSKGSRREILCPLKDLKSSVGEVSYTLSFSLPKGNYATCLLREFMKSEMRDY
- a CDS encoding DNA-directed RNA polymerase subunit L produces the protein MQTYLIEDTGETAVIGFKDANVTLITPLIKTLYDDSNVEMVRYVDKHPELEDRTLFVQVKEGSALEAIKKASIAIADYFRL
- a CDS encoding DEAD/DEAH box helicase family protein, which translates into the protein MNAVSHPRIAPGKVEERKYQTAMVSGCIGCNTLVILPTGLGKTVVALRTAAEFLSKGKVLILAPTKPLVDQHSRFFTETLVGTSVAVMTGTMKPDKRADVVSSSDVIISTPQCVANDLESGKYNLDAFSLVIYDEAHRGVGNYSYVTVAGHCWSGMRSIGMTASPGSDYEKIREVCGNLDLRRIDIRSDDDPDVSPYVYDTYINRIEVNLPPDLVKISSILRSMLDTHTESLIALGLMDRGWPASTKHMLMIGAGLQRRAANGERSTTVFRGLSLQAICIKILHAISLVETQGMTALRIYLDKLVAESNQVKGGKAAKTIVSDKRFKEVLRISQNTNAEHPKISKAMSLVSMIMTDDPDSKVLVFSQYRDTCDLLVSKISQIPGARVGKLVGQANGGLKQKEQIDLLTRFRSGEFNVVVSTSVGEEGLDVSSTNAVIFYEPVPSEIRTIQRRGRTGRKNDGEVYVLIAKGTMDEVSDRSSKRKEDDMRGRLEKLSEELSRSSPYSSRRKQSGIDDF
- a CDS encoding ATP-dependent DNA ligase gives rise to the protein MLYSDLASTFDRLESTGSRLEMASILAELFRGADKGEIRDIAYLCQGKLHPDFYPSVLGMSDKLVLKAIVEATFADEKKAEQLLIKSGDPGEVVVALMGKKKQTSLFAFDSAPEKGDLSVEDVVKALGQMEKASGKRSQDKKIEIFKGLITKSTPNEAKYLSRMVTGRMRVGAGDMTILDALAEAFATKEERPDIERAFNVTCDIGLVAQTIAEGGMDSIRQIGVRVGSPVKVMLAERLPSVPELVEKMGGRCAIEYKYDGIRVQAHIGKDGSVKLFSRRLEDLTPNFPDIAQSLRTRCKCEEAIIEGECVAIHPETGFMLPFQTVTHRRKKHGMDEAIRDVPVRIFMFDILYADGKDLTSLPFPERRKALEDNFSLGGMVQMTTMKIVESPEEGERFFASAVAARCEGIMAKSLSPESVYRAGSRGFLWIKYKKDYQQALTDSFDLVVVGAFYGMGKRAGKYGALLMAAFDPEEGLFETVCKLGTGFDDEFLDGMAGLLGDDISETMPRSVDAEMVPDVWFEPTVVLEVVAAEITLSPIHTAARDLIKEGAGLGIRFPRFTGRVRDDKAPEQATTVDEIVRMYGMQSHDSDGLSSEEGKPGEE
- a CDS encoding iron-sulfur cluster assembly accessory protein, which produces MVQITSDAEKFINDLLEKNGKVGYGIKIYLAGMACSGPQFGMSFQQQANDGETVDKTANGFDMFYDEATAEELNKCIIEFIDDPDFGTGLRIRDPNFNGCSSCGGGCH
- a CDS encoding carboxymuconolactone decarboxylase family protein, producing the protein MEEDPREREIADKILEAIKREYGFIPVVNQVMQTRPDIFIAQSNLNKAVFEGKNELDDKTKYLCAVSAAAANCGEYCIGVHMRHALDAGATKDEILEAVTIGCHVAMNRAQSYALRRYAELFDIDTDEGYLRNVK